The following are encoded in a window of Flectobacillus major DSM 103 genomic DNA:
- a CDS encoding ParA family protein has protein sequence MKIITVAHQKGGVGKTTLSLNLAYCFSQGAKVAVIDIDPQGSISGLKDILAKQGIDLIQPKEMEQAKSKYDIAIIDTPPYLTTALPEFFGYSDFVLVPTKASILDIMAISATIELLKKAQSQRPHLKSGIVVNMVKSRTSITEDMKEVLQQYDFPMLEAMVSDRVSYTRSPISGGVFETDDEKAKDEIISLAKEIITMMNN, from the coding sequence ATGAAAATTATCACAGTAGCCCATCAAAAAGGAGGAGTTGGTAAGACTACCCTATCTTTGAATCTTGCTTATTGCTTTTCACAAGGTGCAAAAGTAGCCGTAATTGATATTGACCCACAAGGTAGTATCTCAGGACTCAAAGATATTCTTGCTAAACAAGGAATTGATTTGATACAGCCTAAAGAAATGGAGCAAGCAAAAAGCAAATATGATATTGCAATTATTGATACTCCCCCATATTTGACTACTGCACTTCCTGAGTTTTTCGGCTATTCTGATTTTGTGTTAGTGCCAACAAAAGCAAGCATCTTGGATATTATGGCAATTAGTGCAACAATTGAACTATTAAAAAAGGCACAGAGCCAACGACCACATCTTAAAAGTGGTATCGTGGTAAACATGGTTAAAAGTCGCACCAGTATAACCGAAGATATGAAAGAGGTATTGCAACAATACGATTTTCCAATGTTGGAAGCGATGGTAAGCGATAGAGTAAGCTATACACGCTCCCCCATCTCAGGAGGTGTATTTGAAACAGATGATGAAAAGGCAAAAGATGAGATTATAAGCCTTGCAAAAGAGATTATTACTATGATGAATAACTAA
- a CDS encoding DUF932 domain-containing protein, with translation MSKESNATLKGRSASLENLLFGVEQIQLDDNREILTDYQFSSQYSSAIYCPSMNKVLHMAGSKYQLVTNEQLIMPIHDKLNSILGSTGFRVQCTNEDDRRFSAQFILTDKVIQVADKDALNAMIEVQNSYDGSLQHSIALSFYRQVCTNGMMAWKKDTQIAQRHDKDFLFNLDAILTRLDALDVQLQEFRKLTERQVTSKEMEQIMDKLKEFKNHDAFPKKIIQEVPLKVYQEAEELSTTPNAWLLYNGFNYFLNHDQRIGLGMDSKERIDRNVLKVIQKELALN, from the coding sequence ATGAGTAAAGAATCAAACGCAACCCTCAAAGGGAGGTCGGCATCCCTTGAAAATCTACTTTTTGGAGTAGAACAAATACAGTTAGATGATAACCGTGAGATACTCACAGATTATCAATTTTCGAGTCAATACAGCTCTGCCATCTACTGCCCCTCCATGAACAAAGTTTTACACATGGCAGGTAGCAAGTATCAGTTAGTAACCAACGAACAGCTCATTATGCCTATCCATGATAAACTCAATTCAATATTGGGTTCAACAGGGTTTAGGGTGCAATGTACCAACGAAGACGACCGCAGATTTTCAGCTCAATTTATTTTGACTGATAAGGTCATACAAGTTGCTGATAAGGATGCTTTAAATGCAATGATTGAAGTTCAAAACTCTTATGATGGAAGTTTACAGCACTCAATTGCATTATCGTTTTACCGTCAGGTTTGTACTAATGGTATGATGGCATGGAAAAAAGACACGCAAATTGCCCAACGGCACGACAAAGATTTTCTTTTCAACTTAGATGCAATCCTAACTCGTTTAGATGCACTTGATGTGCAGTTGCAGGAGTTCCGCAAACTCACAGAAAGGCAAGTAACCAGTAAGGAAATGGAGCAGATTATGGATAAGCTCAAGGAGTTTAAAAACCATGATGCTTTTCCAAAAAAGATTATTCAAGAAGTACCGCTCAAGGTCTATCAGGAAGCCGAAGAATTAAGCACCACTCCAAACGCATGGTTGCTTTACAATGGATTCAATTATTTCTTAAACCACGACCAGCGTATAGGCTTAGGTATGGACTCCAAAGAAAGAATTGATAGGAATGTTTTAAAGGTAATTCAAAAGGAACTCGCATTAAATTAA